One Stenotrophomonas oahuensis genomic region harbors:
- the treA gene encoding alpha,alpha-trehalase TreA, with amino-acid sequence MSTRAAFASALLFGLLSTPALALQPSTSPPSPPDQNWQPLFQQVQRAHLFPDQKTFADALPKSDPVALVAEWQRARTQPGFDLGTFVGEHFTLPGEAATYVPPAGQTLRAHIETLWPHLTRSTPDVDPNGSLLPLPKPYVVPGGRFREVYYWDSYFTLLGLASSGRWEQVRDMVDNFAWQLDQYGHIPNGNRSYYLSRSQPPFFSLMVDLLATHEGDAAYQRYLPQLRAEHAFWMRGSEGLAAGAARERVVRMNDGSLLNRYWDARAVPRTESWTDDLATAAKAPQRAPSQVYRDLRAGAESGWDFSSRWLVHPAELSSIHTTQIVPVDLNSLLFHLEKTVARAARASGERAVSRDFERMAKQRREAINALLWDERQGWYADRDMERGTPRPALTAAALFPLWLDVASPAQAKRTAQAVELQLLREGGLLTTTENTGQQWDAPNGWAPLQWVAVDGLQRYGQDGLARQVGVRFLRTVQRVYEREGKLVEKYVVEGEVGGGGGGEYPLQDGFGWSNGVALALLDRLCDPGRKCADAGDVDR; translated from the coding sequence ATGTCCACACGCGCCGCCTTTGCTTCTGCCTTGCTGTTTGGCCTGCTCAGCACACCGGCGCTGGCGCTTCAGCCTTCCACTTCGCCCCCCTCGCCGCCTGACCAGAACTGGCAGCCATTGTTCCAACAGGTGCAGCGCGCGCACCTCTTCCCGGACCAGAAGACCTTTGCGGATGCACTGCCCAAGAGTGACCCGGTGGCGCTTGTAGCAGAATGGCAGCGTGCCCGCACCCAGCCGGGCTTCGACCTTGGCACCTTTGTGGGCGAGCACTTCACCCTGCCGGGCGAGGCTGCGACCTACGTCCCGCCAGCAGGCCAAACCCTGCGCGCGCACATCGAAACACTGTGGCCGCACCTGACCCGCTCCACGCCTGATGTCGACCCTAACGGCTCTCTGCTGCCGCTGCCCAAGCCCTACGTGGTGCCGGGCGGGCGCTTCCGCGAGGTCTACTACTGGGACAGCTATTTCACGCTGCTTGGGCTTGCGTCCAGCGGGCGCTGGGAGCAGGTACGCGACATGGTGGACAACTTCGCCTGGCAGCTGGACCAGTACGGGCACATTCCCAACGGCAACCGCAGCTATTACCTGAGCCGGTCGCAGCCGCCGTTCTTCAGCCTGATGGTGGACCTGCTGGCCACGCATGAGGGTGATGCGGCTTATCAGCGTTATCTGCCGCAGTTGCGCGCCGAGCACGCGTTCTGGATGCGGGGCTCAGAGGGATTGGCTGCCGGTGCAGCAAGGGAGCGTGTGGTGCGGATGAACGATGGCAGCCTGCTCAATCGTTACTGGGATGCGCGTGCGGTGCCGCGCACGGAGTCCTGGACGGATGATCTGGCGACGGCGGCGAAGGCACCGCAGCGTGCGCCTTCGCAGGTGTATCGCGATCTGCGTGCAGGGGCGGAATCGGGCTGGGATTTCAGTTCGCGCTGGCTGGTGCATCCGGCGGAACTGAGCAGCATTCATACGACGCAGATTGTGCCGGTGGATTTGAACAGCCTGCTGTTCCATCTGGAGAAGACCGTGGCGCGGGCGGCTCGGGCTTCAGGTGAGCGTGCGGTGTCGCGTGATTTCGAGCGCATGGCGAAGCAGCGGCGGGAAGCGATCAACGCACTGCTGTGGGATGAGCGACAAGGGTGGTATGCGGATCGGGATATGGAGCGCGGGACGCCGCGTCCGGCGCTGACGGCGGCTGCGTTGTTTCCGCTGTGGCTGGATGTTGCTTCGCCTGCGCAGGCCAAGCGTACGGCGCAGGCGGTGGAATTGCAGTTGCTGCGCGAAGGTGGGTTGTTGACCACCACCGAGAACACCGGGCAGCAGTGGGATGCGCCGAATGGCTGGGCACCGTTGCAGTGGGTGGCGGTGGATGGGTTGCAGCGGTATGGGCAGGACGGATTGGCGCGACAGGTGGGTGTGCGGTTTTTGAGGACCGTGCAGCGGGTGTATGAGCGTGAGGGGAAATTGGTGGAGAAGTATGTGGTGGAGGGGGAAGTTGGCGGGGGTGGCGGTGGGGAGTATCCGTTGCAGGATGGGTTTGGATGGAGTAATGGGGTGGCGTTGGCGTTGTTGGATCGGTTGTGTGATCCGGGGCGGAAGTGTGCAGATGCCGGAGATGTAGACCGGTAG
- a CDS encoding YwqG family protein produces the protein MLSWIRSLLGQDRPAPPAPPPPRDVLPLVENQLRPALRLQRFDGPSRSWLGGDPQLPAGTPWPQGSKGPLEFLARLSLGEMQAALPVGWLPAQGALLFFHGRGGWGGSPKDRGNHAVLLVADLEDPRTSTATVGSGRRQRRVGSNVRPVLIQTLPPIDDPQLEPLDLDDVESDAYLELQDIPFGDAPWHQFCGYDNPIQCSGMQSDCEEIANGQRDVDPAVAAQRWQLLLQVDDDEEMGFAWGDGGRLYFWVEPERAAQGNFNNVWRLLQCH, from the coding sequence ATGCTCAGCTGGATCCGCTCCCTGCTTGGCCAGGACCGCCCCGCTCCGCCCGCCCCGCCGCCGCCTCGCGATGTGCTGCCCCTGGTGGAAAACCAGCTGCGCCCTGCCCTGCGGCTGCAGCGTTTCGACGGCCCTTCACGGAGTTGGCTTGGCGGTGACCCGCAGCTGCCCGCCGGCACGCCGTGGCCACAGGGCAGCAAAGGCCCGCTGGAGTTCCTGGCCCGCCTCTCGCTGGGCGAGATGCAGGCGGCCCTGCCGGTCGGCTGGCTGCCCGCCCAGGGGGCACTGCTGTTCTTCCACGGCCGCGGCGGATGGGGTGGCAGCCCGAAAGATCGTGGCAATCACGCCGTGCTGCTGGTGGCGGACCTCGAAGACCCGCGGACCAGCACGGCGACGGTGGGGTCTGGACGCAGGCAGCGCCGCGTGGGCAGCAATGTCCGCCCGGTGCTGATTCAGACGCTGCCGCCGATCGATGATCCCCAGCTGGAGCCGCTGGACCTGGACGATGTGGAATCAGATGCGTATCTGGAACTGCAGGATATCCCGTTCGGCGATGCGCCATGGCACCAGTTCTGCGGCTATGACAACCCAATCCAGTGCTCGGGCATGCAGTCAGACTGCGAGGAAATTGCCAACGGCCAGCGCGACGTGGACCCGGCCGTAGCGGCTCAGCGGTGGCAACTGCTGCTGCAGGTGGATGACGACGAGGAAATGGGGTTTGCCTGGGGCGATGGCGGCCGCCTGTACTTTTGGGTGGAACCGGAACGCGCTGCGCAGGGAAATTTCAACAATGTGTGGCGGTTGCTCCAGTGCCATTGA
- the lspA gene encoding signal peptidase II encodes MTGSRVRPNALVWLLLSAAIIGLDQWSKAWVLSSLPEFEPVAVIDGFWNWYRTYNTGAAFSFLSDAGGWQLWFFTALAVAISGLMAFWLSRTPRGHWRSAVPYALVIGGAIGNVIDRQVHGHVVDFIQWYIGDHYWPAFNIADAAIVVGAIGIAVFGLFDGKSAKKADNANP; translated from the coding sequence ATGACCGGCTCGCGCGTGCGTCCCAATGCGCTGGTGTGGCTGCTGCTGTCGGCGGCCATCATCGGCCTGGACCAGTGGTCCAAGGCCTGGGTGCTGTCCAGCCTGCCCGAGTTCGAGCCGGTGGCCGTCATCGACGGCTTCTGGAACTGGTACCGCACCTACAACACCGGTGCGGCGTTCAGTTTCCTGAGCGACGCCGGTGGCTGGCAGCTGTGGTTCTTCACCGCCCTGGCCGTGGCCATCAGCGGCCTGATGGCGTTCTGGCTGTCGCGCACCCCGCGCGGCCACTGGCGCAGCGCCGTGCCCTACGCCCTGGTGATCGGCGGGGCCATCGGCAACGTCATCGACCGCCAGGTGCATGGTCACGTCGTGGACTTCATCCAGTGGTACATCGGTGACCATTACTGGCCCGCGTTCAACATTGCCGACGCCGCCATTGTGGTCGGTGCCATCGGTATTGCTGTGTTCGGCCTGTTTGACGGCAAGTCCGCCAAAAAGGCGGATAATGCCAACCCGTAA
- a CDS encoding DUF7668 domain-containing protein, whose amino-acid sequence MNEMPVSKEGQSEAPVPIVWRPMLAAIVDALARGEEPMLPQVRLQLPGTWDDIQESIEDYGARLVPLPDASWDSSVHIWSGEYWDVLVDLYTEEEGASDLVLKVRVYEAADGYRYEVDMAYVP is encoded by the coding sequence ATGAACGAAATGCCTGTGTCCAAAGAGGGGCAATCTGAGGCTCCTGTGCCGATTGTCTGGCGACCCATGCTTGCGGCGATCGTGGATGCGCTCGCAAGGGGGGAAGAGCCAATGCTGCCGCAGGTGCGCCTTCAGTTGCCCGGCACCTGGGATGACATCCAGGAGAGCATTGAGGACTACGGTGCCCGGCTTGTGCCTTTGCCAGATGCCTCTTGGGATTCATCCGTCCACATCTGGAGCGGAGAGTACTGGGATGTTCTGGTGGATCTTTACACCGAGGAGGAAGGTGCAAGCGACCTTGTACTCAAGGTGCGAGTCTATGAGGCCGCAGATGGGTACCGTTATGAAGTGGATATGGCCTACGTCCCATGA
- a CDS encoding DUF7710 domain-containing protein, with translation MDELGNIPEGEGGLLVFKRREDIVLSRSQITLSVNRALLGEAFDELTGVCGLVEREDAFSLTFFVSREPDDAIAESISCMETEVMADFPASVHIKHQIVHCEHPTLPATDAFWIYLRKDSTIEKDRNHTTRTMEAETIWAFVGEQATLPSGVFSNVERAERWIALHGLSGLLTEYSLDEGAYDWAVRTGHFKPRADKTINSELISRFTCVQMKHFHYSNGVRMY, from the coding sequence TTGGACGAACTTGGCAATATTCCCGAAGGAGAAGGCGGGTTGCTCGTCTTCAAGAGAAGAGAGGACATTGTGCTGAGTCGATCACAGATCACCCTGAGCGTGAATCGGGCACTGCTGGGCGAGGCGTTCGATGAGCTGACCGGGGTCTGCGGCTTGGTCGAGCGTGAGGATGCCTTCAGCCTGACGTTCTTCGTCTCCCGCGAGCCCGATGACGCCATCGCCGAGTCCATCTCGTGCATGGAAACCGAGGTGATGGCGGACTTCCCTGCGAGCGTGCACATCAAACACCAGATCGTTCATTGCGAGCACCCCACCTTGCCAGCGACCGATGCATTCTGGATATATCTGCGCAAAGACAGTACGATCGAGAAGGACCGGAACCACACGACACGCACTATGGAAGCTGAAACCATATGGGCATTCGTCGGTGAGCAAGCAACGCTTCCTTCCGGTGTATTTTCAAACGTCGAGCGCGCTGAACGATGGATCGCGCTGCATGGATTGAGTGGGTTGCTGACTGAGTATTCCCTGGACGAAGGTGCCTATGACTGGGCTGTCCGCACGGGGCACTTCAAGCCGAGGGCAGATAAGACCATCAACAGTGAGCTGATTTCTCGTTTTACATGCGTGCAGATGAAGCATTTCCATTACTCGAATGGCGTCAGGATGTACTAG
- the ispH gene encoding 4-hydroxy-3-methylbut-2-enyl diphosphate reductase, with product MDVLLANPRGFCAGVDRAIEIVKRAIETLGAPIYVRHEVVHNRFVVDDLKQRGAIFVEELDEVPDNNTVIFSAHGVSQAVRQEAERRGLKVFDATCPLVTKVHFEVARHCRAGRDVVLIGHAGHPEVEGTMGQWNREAGTGQIYLVEDVEQVATLQINQPENFAYTTQTTLSVDDTRGIIDALRERFPAMQGPKNDDICYATQNRQDAVRDLAKRCDLVLVVGSPNSSNSNRLSELAIREGVESYLIDGAHEIDPAWVVGKQHIGLTAGASAPQVLVDGVLARLRELGASSVGELDGEPESMVFALPKELRLRLIS from the coding sequence ATGGATGTGCTGCTTGCCAACCCGCGTGGATTCTGTGCCGGTGTCGATCGTGCGATCGAGATCGTCAAGCGCGCGATCGAAACGCTGGGCGCGCCCATCTACGTGCGGCATGAAGTGGTGCACAACCGCTTCGTGGTGGACGATCTCAAGCAGCGGGGCGCGATCTTCGTCGAAGAACTCGACGAAGTGCCGGACAACAACACCGTCATCTTCAGCGCCCACGGCGTGTCCCAGGCCGTGCGCCAGGAAGCCGAGCGCCGTGGCCTGAAGGTGTTCGACGCCACCTGTCCGCTGGTCACCAAGGTGCACTTCGAAGTCGCCCGTCACTGCCGTGCCGGCCGCGACGTGGTGCTGATCGGCCACGCTGGTCACCCGGAAGTGGAGGGCACCATGGGCCAGTGGAACCGCGAAGCCGGCACCGGCCAGATCTATCTGGTTGAGGATGTGGAGCAGGTGGCCACGCTGCAGATCAACCAGCCGGAAAACTTCGCCTACACCACCCAGACCACGCTCAGCGTGGACGACACGCGCGGCATCATCGACGCCCTGCGCGAGCGCTTCCCGGCCATGCAGGGTCCGAAGAACGACGACATCTGCTACGCCACCCAGAACCGCCAGGATGCCGTGCGCGACCTCGCCAAGCGCTGCGACCTGGTGCTGGTGGTCGGTTCGCCGAACAGCTCCAATTCCAACCGCCTCAGTGAGCTGGCCATCCGTGAGGGTGTGGAAAGCTATCTGATCGACGGTGCCCACGAGATCGATCCGGCGTGGGTGGTCGGCAAGCAGCACATCGGCCTGACTGCAGGTGCATCCGCGCCGCAGGTGCTGGTGGATGGTGTGCTCGCCCGTCTGCGCGAGCTCGGTGCCAGCAGTGTCGGCGAGTTGGATGGCGAACCTGAGTCGATGGTGTTTGCGTTGCCGAAGGAATTGCGGCTGCGGTTGATTTCCTGA
- a CDS encoding lysoplasmalogenase, whose product MNLRRDVPIVVAAIAAIVGASLDGDGRWLHYIAKPLTTLLIAAIAWRASGNPGYRRAILAGMALSCIGDIALMLPFDAFVPGLVAFLLAHLCYIVAFRAGFKAGRALILSAALLAIFAGSNLVGLWPLLPGELRIPVVAYVFVLALMATLALARGPRFAAVGAAFFVISDCALAWDRFDGGLPAASLIVLSTYYAAQYCIARSVAR is encoded by the coding sequence ATGAACCTGCGCCGCGACGTGCCGATTGTGGTGGCGGCAATTGCCGCCATCGTCGGCGCGTCGCTGGACGGCGACGGCCGCTGGCTGCACTACATCGCCAAGCCGCTGACCACGCTGCTGATCGCCGCCATCGCCTGGCGTGCCAGTGGAAACCCCGGCTACCGCCGCGCCATCCTCGCCGGCATGGCGCTCTCGTGTATCGGCGACATCGCGTTGATGTTGCCGTTCGACGCGTTCGTGCCAGGTTTGGTCGCATTCCTGCTCGCGCACCTCTGCTACATCGTCGCCTTCCGCGCCGGCTTCAAAGCGGGCAGGGCACTCATCCTGTCCGCCGCGCTGCTCGCCATCTTCGCCGGCAGCAACCTCGTCGGCCTGTGGCCGCTGCTGCCTGGTGAGCTGCGCATTCCAGTAGTCGCCTACGTATTCGTACTCGCCCTCATGGCCACCCTGGCCCTCGCACGCGGTCCACGCTTCGCCGCCGTCGGCGCAGCGTTCTTCGTGATCAGCGACTGCGCATTAGCCTGGGACCGCTTCGACGGCGGCCTCCCCGCCGCCAGCCTTATCGTCCTGAGCACCTACTACGCAGCGCAATACTGCATCGCCCGGTCGGTAGCCCGGTAG
- a CDS encoding M61 family metallopeptidase: MLLRAAILSALLFTTAGAYAQTPPPQDIPFPGTLRIDVDARDIGRRIFKVKATIPAQPGPLTLLYPQWLPGAHSPSGPIDKLAGLQVTANGKPLTWTRDPYNVYAFTVNVPQGATDVVANFNFMSSQGGTQGRVVMTPDILNLQWNANSLYPAGVNTRNIQAQATVTLPPGWSYATALETERRDGDTVVFKPISYDHLVDSPLFAGQHYRQFDLDPGAKVPVRLNVFADNAKSLEAKPEQIEKHRALVQQIYKLYGARHFDRYDFLLALTSQLGGIGLEHQRSSENSGDTGYFTEWDSTWLGRDLLPHEFNHSWNGKYRRGADLTTANFNVPMGDSLLWLYEGQTQFWGQVLAARSGLWSVDQTRDMLANVAATYDRGRPGLAWRNLQDTTNDPTIAQRRALAFRNYQMSEDYYSGGQMVWLDVEGKLRALTGNKRSLDDFAKAFFGMRDGDWNVNTYTFEDVVSTLNGIAPYDWATFLRERLDGHGPLIGGLEAAGWKLTYTDTPNDAFKAQQTRAKNTNLLYSIGLSVGDGGGIIDVLWDSPAFNAGLSPGMTVQAVNGRVYKGEVLKDAVADAKTNQAPITLMVRSFDRIDTVRIDYHGGLQYPKLERIAGKPDRLAELWKAR; this comes from the coding sequence ATGCTCCTGCGCGCCGCCATCCTCTCCGCCCTGCTGTTCACCACCGCCGGCGCATACGCCCAAACCCCGCCGCCACAGGACATCCCGTTCCCCGGCACTCTGCGCATCGACGTCGACGCCCGCGACATCGGCCGCCGCATCTTCAAGGTCAAGGCCACCATCCCGGCCCAACCCGGCCCGCTCACCCTGCTGTACCCGCAATGGCTGCCCGGCGCACATTCGCCCAGCGGCCCCATCGACAAACTCGCCGGCCTGCAGGTCACTGCCAACGGCAAGCCGCTCACTTGGACCCGTGATCCGTACAACGTCTACGCCTTCACCGTAAACGTGCCGCAGGGGGCTACCGACGTCGTCGCCAACTTCAATTTCATGTCCTCGCAGGGCGGCACGCAGGGCAGGGTGGTGATGACCCCCGACATCCTCAACCTGCAGTGGAACGCCAACTCGCTGTACCCGGCCGGTGTGAACACCCGCAACATCCAGGCCCAGGCAACGGTCACGCTGCCGCCGGGCTGGAGCTACGCCACCGCACTGGAAACCGAGCGCCGCGACGGCGACACCGTGGTCTTCAAGCCGATCAGCTACGACCACCTGGTCGACTCACCGCTGTTCGCCGGCCAGCACTACCGCCAGTTCGACCTCGACCCCGGCGCGAAGGTTCCCGTGCGTCTGAACGTGTTTGCCGACAACGCCAAGTCACTGGAAGCCAAGCCCGAGCAGATTGAGAAGCACCGCGCGCTGGTGCAGCAGATCTACAAGCTCTACGGTGCACGCCACTTCGACCGCTACGACTTCCTGCTTGCCCTCACCAGCCAGCTCGGCGGCATCGGCCTGGAGCACCAGCGCTCCAGCGAAAACAGCGGCGACACTGGCTACTTCACCGAATGGGACAGTACCTGGCTTGGCCGCGATCTGCTGCCGCACGAATTCAACCACTCCTGGAACGGCAAGTACCGGCGCGGTGCGGACCTCACCACCGCCAACTTCAACGTGCCTATGGGCGACAGCCTGCTGTGGCTGTATGAAGGCCAGACCCAGTTCTGGGGCCAGGTGCTGGCCGCGCGCTCCGGCCTGTGGAGCGTGGACCAGACCCGCGACATGCTGGCCAACGTGGCCGCCACCTACGACCGCGGCCGCCCCGGCCTGGCCTGGCGCAACCTGCAGGACACCACCAACGACCCCACCATCGCCCAGCGCCGCGCGCTTGCCTTCCGCAACTACCAGATGAGCGAGGACTACTACTCCGGCGGGCAGATGGTATGGCTGGACGTGGAAGGCAAGCTGCGCGCCCTGACCGGCAACAAGCGCAGCCTGGATGATTTCGCCAAGGCCTTCTTCGGCATGCGCGACGGCGACTGGAACGTGAACACCTACACCTTCGAGGACGTGGTGAGCACCTTGAACGGCATCGCCCCCTACGACTGGGCGACCTTCCTGCGCGAGCGACTGGATGGCCACGGCCCGCTGATCGGCGGCCTGGAAGCGGCCGGCTGGAAGCTGACCTACACCGATACCCCGAACGATGCGTTCAAGGCGCAGCAGACCCGCGCCAAGAACACCAACCTGCTGTACTCGATTGGTCTTTCGGTTGGCGATGGTGGCGGCATCATCGACGTGCTGTGGGACAGCCCGGCCTTCAACGCCGGCCTGAGCCCGGGCATGACCGTGCAGGCCGTCAATGGCCGCGTGTACAAAGGTGAAGTGCTCAAGGATGCCGTAGCCGACGCCAAGACCAACCAGGCTCCGATCACCCTGATGGTACGTAGCTTCGACCGCATCGACACGGTACGCATCGACTACCACGGCGGCCTGCAGTATCCGAAACTGGAGCGCATTGCCGGCAAGCCGGACCGCCTTGCCGAGCTGTGGAAGGCGCGATGA
- the ileS gene encoding isoleucine--tRNA ligase, whose amino-acid sequence MSQDYKATLHLPATEFPMRGDLPKREPGILSRWEDEGLYARLRENAQDRPLFVLHDGPPYANGQIHLGHAVNKILKDIIVKSRYLAGFDAPYVPGWDCHGLPIEIAVEKKWGKVGTKLDAVAFRQKCREYAEEQIELQRRDFKRLGVVGDWDNPYKTLSFDFEANEIRALAKVVANGHLLRGAKPVYWCFDCGSALAEAEIEYQDKTSPAIDVAYAARDSQQLAAAFGVTLPAGVEVAVPIWTTTPWTLPASLAVSLGAEIEYALVEGPAHNGQPRWLVLASALAERALARYGVDNVVVHGHANGAALENLLLAHPFYAERDIPLLNGDHVSDADGTGAVHTAPGHGQEDYAVCLKYGLIEKYNAGQINPVDGAGVYLPSTPPAGDLVLAGQHIWKAQQPIIDVLRSSGVLLSAVDIVHSYPHCWRHKKTPLVFRATPQWFISMEQANLRRDALAAIDTVGWFPSWGKARIASMVEGRPDWTISRQRTWGVPIALFIHRETGEPHPNTVALMNQVADRVQAEGIDVWYSLDAAELLGDEAAQYEKVTDILDVWFDSGVTHEGVLLARGFGKPADLYLEGSDQHRGWFQSSLLTGVAIDKHAPYKQCLTHGFTVDEHGRKMSKSLGNGIEPQEIMKTLGADILRLWIASADYSNEMSLSQEILKRNADAYRRLRNTARFLLGNLDGFDPAQHLVAPADMVALDRWIVHRAWEVQEKIKASYTSYNMAEIVQLLLNFCSVDLGSLYLDVTKDRLYTMPVDSRGRRSAQTAMYHIAEAFTRWVAPILTFTADELWGYLPGKRGDNVLFSTWYEGLAPLPADAPLNAADFDQLLAVREQVAKVLEPMRANGAIGAALEAEITIAANEETAARWAPLADELRFLFISGDVSVRPATTDEVFVSAQPTEKQKCVRCWHYRADIGVVAAHPELCGRCASNIDGAGEDRRWF is encoded by the coding sequence GTGAGCCAGGACTACAAAGCCACCCTTCATCTGCCAGCCACTGAATTCCCGATGCGCGGCGACCTGCCCAAGCGCGAGCCGGGCATTCTGTCGCGCTGGGAAGACGAGGGCCTGTACGCCCGCCTGCGCGAAAACGCGCAGGATCGCCCGCTGTTCGTGCTGCACGACGGCCCGCCGTACGCCAATGGCCAGATCCATCTCGGCCATGCGGTCAACAAGATCCTCAAGGACATCATCGTCAAGTCGCGCTACCTGGCCGGCTTCGATGCGCCCTATGTGCCGGGCTGGGACTGCCACGGCCTGCCGATTGAAATCGCGGTGGAGAAGAAGTGGGGCAAGGTCGGCACCAAGCTCGACGCCGTTGCCTTCCGTCAGAAGTGCCGCGAGTACGCCGAAGAGCAGATCGAACTGCAGCGCCGCGACTTCAAGCGCCTGGGCGTGGTCGGCGACTGGGACAACCCGTACAAGACCCTCAGCTTCGACTTCGAAGCCAACGAGATCCGTGCGCTGGCCAAGGTCGTCGCCAACGGTCACCTGCTGCGCGGTGCCAAGCCGGTGTACTGGTGCTTCGACTGCGGCTCGGCGCTGGCCGAAGCGGAAATCGAGTACCAGGACAAGACCTCGCCGGCCATTGACGTCGCCTACGCCGCGCGTGATTCGCAGCAACTGGCCGCCGCCTTCGGCGTGACCCTGCCGGCCGGCGTGGAAGTGGCGGTGCCGATCTGGACCACCACCCCGTGGACCCTGCCGGCCTCGCTGGCCGTTTCGCTGGGTGCGGAGATCGAATACGCCCTGGTTGAAGGTCCTGCGCATAACGGCCAGCCGCGCTGGCTGGTGCTGGCCTCGGCGCTGGCCGAGCGCGCGCTCGCCCGCTACGGCGTGGACAACGTGGTGGTGCACGGCCATGCCAACGGCGCGGCACTGGAAAACCTGCTGCTGGCGCATCCGTTCTACGCCGAGCGCGATATCCCGCTGCTCAATGGCGACCACGTCTCCGACGCCGATGGTACCGGTGCGGTGCATACCGCCCCCGGCCACGGCCAGGAAGACTATGCGGTCTGCCTGAAGTACGGCCTGATCGAAAAGTACAACGCCGGCCAGATCAATCCGGTCGATGGTGCAGGCGTGTACCTGCCGTCGACGCCGCCGGCCGGTGACCTGGTGCTGGCCGGCCAGCACATCTGGAAGGCGCAGCAGCCGATCATCGACGTGCTGCGTTCCAGTGGCGTGCTGCTGAGCGCCGTGGACATCGTGCACAGCTATCCGCACTGCTGGCGCCACAAAAAAACCCCGCTGGTGTTCCGCGCCACCCCGCAGTGGTTCATCTCGATGGAGCAGGCCAACCTGCGCCGTGATGCGCTGGCCGCCATCGACACCGTCGGCTGGTTCCCGAGCTGGGGCAAGGCGCGCATCGCCAGCATGGTGGAAGGCCGTCCGGACTGGACCATCTCGCGCCAGCGCACCTGGGGCGTGCCGATCGCGCTGTTCATCCACCGCGAAACCGGCGAGCCGCATCCCAACACCGTGGCCTTGATGAACCAGGTCGCCGACCGCGTGCAGGCTGAAGGCATCGACGTGTGGTACTCGCTGGACGCCGCCGAGCTGCTGGGCGATGAAGCCGCGCAGTACGAGAAGGTCACCGACATCCTCGACGTGTGGTTCGACTCCGGCGTCACCCACGAAGGCGTGCTGTTGGCGCGTGGCTTCGGCAAGCCGGCTGATCTGTATCTGGAAGGGTCGGATCAGCACCGCGGCTGGTTCCAGTCCTCGCTGCTCACCGGCGTGGCCATCGACAAGCATGCGCCGTACAAGCAGTGCCTCACCCACGGCTTCACCGTGGACGAGCACGGCCGCAAGATGTCCAAGTCGCTGGGCAACGGCATCGAGCCGCAGGAAATCATGAAGACCCTGGGCGCGGACATCCTGCGCCTGTGGATCGCCTCGGCCGACTACAGCAACGAAATGTCGCTGTCGCAGGAAATCCTCAAGCGCAATGCGGACGCTTATCGTCGCCTGCGCAACACCGCGCGCTTCCTGCTCGGCAACCTGGACGGTTTCGATCCCGCCCAGCATCTGGTCGCGCCGGCCGACATGGTCGCGCTGGACCGCTGGATCGTGCACCGCGCGTGGGAAGTGCAGGAGAAGATCAAGGCGTCGTACACCAGCTATAACATGGCTGAGATCGTCCAGCTGCTGTTGAACTTCTGCAGCGTGGACCTCGGCTCGCTGTACCTGGACGTCACCAAGGACCGCCTGTACACCATGCCGGTGGATTCGCGTGGCCGGCGCTCGGCGCAGACCGCGATGTACCACATCGCCGAAGCGTTCACCCGCTGGGTGGCTCCGATCCTGACCTTCACCGCCGACGAGCTGTGGGGCTACCTGCCGGGCAAGCGGGGCGACAACGTCCTGTTCTCCACCTGGTACGAAGGCCTGGCCCCGCTGCCGGCCGATGCACCGCTGAACGCCGCCGACTTCGACCAGCTGCTGGCCGTGCGCGAGCAGGTGGCCAAGGTGCTGGAGCCGATGCGCGCCAACGGGGCCATCGGTGCCGCACTGGAAGCGGAGATCACCATCGCCGCCAACGAGGAGACCGCCGCACGTTGGGCCCCGCTGGCCGATGAGCTGCGTTTCCTGTTCATCAGTGGCGATGTCAGCGTGCGTCCGGCGACCACCGACGAGGTGTTCGTCAGCGCCCAGCCCACTGAAAAGCAGAAGTGCGTGCGTTGCTGGCACTACCGCGCCGACATCGGCGTGGTTGCCGCCCACCCGGAACTGTGCGGTCGTTGCGCGAGCAACATCGACGGTGCCGGCGAAGACCGCAGGTGGTTCTGA